Proteins encoded together in one Desulfuromonas acetexigens window:
- a CDS encoding vitamin B12-dependent ribonucleotide reductase codes for MKKPAASPSLALSTNAVTVLERRYLKRDAEGKVLETPADMFHRVAHTIASAETLLKTGQDAAALENEFYRIMTGLEFLPNSPTLMNAGRELGQLSACFVLPVGDSMEEIFEAIKQTALIHKSGGGTGFSFSRIRPARDVVASTSGVSSGPLSFMKVFDAATETIKQGGTRRGANMGILRVDHPDIMDFIMAKRDQTVLTNFNISVGLTEAFMEAVEKDGEYAIVSPRNKEVVKTMPARKVFEHIVELAWNNGEPGIIFLDRLNRDNPTPQVGEIEATNPCGEQPLLPYESCNLGSINLAKMVKDGDVDWARLKTVVRLAARFLDNVIEVNNYPIPQIAEMTRSNRKIGLGVMGWADLLILLGLPYNSDEAVELGETLMRFITDEARQMSMELAAERGSFPNFKGSLYDQKGSKPVRNATSTTIAPTGTISIMAGASSGVEPLFAVSYVRQVLDNDILVEVHPLFEKIARDRGFYSPELMKLIAQHGTVQDIPQVPEDVRRVFVTAHDITPEDHIRMQAAFQKYTDNAVSKTVNFCNSATREDVATVYRLAYQLGCKGVTIYRDGSRDQQVLSVGKEQTAPEDTVPRETKKQGRKRERPRALRGATYQMTTGCGPLYITINEDQEGLFELFTTMGKAGGCAASQCEAIGRLVSLAWRSGVQARQAVKQMIGITCHKPAGFGENRVTSCADAVAKAIQMHMAQHGEDGVAVKQNGGACPECGGPVEHEGGCCVCHACGYSECA; via the coding sequence ATGAAAAAACCGGCCGCGTCCCCGTCTCTTGCCCTTTCCACCAACGCCGTCACCGTCCTCGAACGCCGCTATTTGAAGCGCGATGCCGAAGGCAAGGTTCTTGAGACTCCGGCCGACATGTTCCACCGCGTGGCTCACACCATCGCCTCGGCGGAGACCCTGCTGAAAACCGGCCAGGACGCCGCCGCTCTCGAAAATGAGTTCTACCGCATCATGACCGGCCTCGAATTCCTGCCCAATTCGCCGACCCTGATGAATGCCGGCCGTGAACTCGGCCAACTCTCGGCCTGTTTTGTCCTGCCGGTCGGCGATTCGATGGAAGAGATCTTCGAGGCGATCAAGCAGACCGCCCTGATCCACAAAAGCGGCGGCGGCACCGGCTTCTCCTTCTCCCGCATCCGTCCGGCCCGGGACGTCGTCGCCTCGACCAGCGGCGTTTCCTCCGGCCCCCTCTCCTTCATGAAGGTCTTCGACGCCGCCACTGAAACGATCAAGCAGGGGGGCACCCGTCGCGGGGCGAACATGGGGATTCTGCGGGTCGACCACCCGGATATCATGGATTTCATCATGGCCAAGCGCGACCAGACGGTGTTGACCAACTTCAACATCTCCGTCGGCCTCACCGAAGCCTTCATGGAAGCGGTGGAGAAGGACGGCGAATACGCCATCGTCAGCCCGCGCAACAAAGAGGTCGTGAAAACCATGCCGGCGCGTAAGGTCTTCGAACACATCGTCGAGCTGGCCTGGAACAACGGCGAGCCGGGGATCATCTTCCTCGACCGCTTGAACCGTGACAACCCGACCCCCCAGGTCGGCGAGATCGAGGCGACCAATCCCTGCGGCGAGCAACCGCTCCTCCCCTACGAATCGTGCAACCTCGGCTCGATCAATCTGGCGAAAATGGTCAAGGACGGCGACGTCGACTGGGCGCGCCTGAAGACCGTCGTGCGCCTGGCGGCCCGTTTCCTCGACAACGTCATCGAGGTCAACAACTATCCCATCCCCCAGATCGCCGAGATGACCCGCAGCAACCGCAAGATCGGCCTTGGCGTCATGGGCTGGGCCGACCTGCTGATTCTGCTCGGCCTGCCCTACAACAGCGACGAAGCGGTGGAACTGGGCGAGACGCTGATGAGGTTCATCACCGACGAAGCCCGGCAGATGTCCATGGAGCTCGCCGCCGAGCGCGGCTCCTTCCCCAACTTCAAGGGGAGCCTGTACGACCAGAAGGGGAGCAAGCCGGTGCGCAACGCCACCAGCACCACCATCGCCCCGACCGGTACTATCTCCATCATGGCCGGTGCTTCCAGCGGCGTTGAGCCCCTCTTCGCCGTCTCCTACGTCCGTCAGGTGTTGGATAACGACATTCTCGTCGAGGTTCACCCGCTCTTTGAAAAGATCGCCCGCGACCGGGGCTTCTATTCGCCGGAGTTGATGAAGCTCATCGCCCAGCACGGCACGGTGCAGGACATCCCGCAAGTGCCCGAGGATGTGCGGAGGGTCTTCGTCACCGCTCACGATATCACCCCCGAGGATCACATCCGCATGCAGGCGGCTTTCCAGAAATACACGGACAACGCCGTCTCCAAAACCGTGAATTTCTGCAACAGCGCCACCCGCGAGGATGTCGCCACCGTCTACCGGCTGGCCTACCAGTTGGGTTGCAAAGGGGTCACCATCTACCGTGACGGCAGCCGCGATCAGCAGGTGCTGTCCGTGGGCAAAGAGCAGACGGCGCCGGAAGACACGGTCCCCCGCGAAACCAAGAAACAGGGTCGCAAGCGCGAGCGCCCCCGGGCGCTGCGCGGCGCCACCTACCAGATGACGACCGGCTGCGGGCCGCTGTACATCACCATCAACGAAGACCAGGAAGGACTTTTTGAGCTCTTCACCACCATGGGCAAGGCCGGCGGTTGCGCCGCCAGCCAGTGCGAGGCCATCGGCCGCCTCGTCTCCCTCGCCTGGCGCAGCGGCGTACAGGCCCGGCAGGCGGTGAAGCAGATGATCGGCATCACCTGCCACAAGCCCGCCGGGTTCGGCGAAAACCGCGTCACTTCCTGCGCCGACGCCGTAGCCAAGGCGATTCAGATGCACATGGCCCAGCACGGCGAGGATGGCGTCGCGGTCAAGCAGAACGGCGGTGCCTGCCCCGAATGCGGCGGCCCGGTCGAACACGAAGGCGGCTGCTGCGTCTGTCACGCCTGCGGCTACAGCGAATGCGCCTGA
- a CDS encoding right-handed parallel beta-helix repeat-containing protein — protein sequence MNGRWALLLLILFLPGVVHAETVYRGEQSLWQDTVWSGDILIDGILTIPAGVSLEIRPGSRVRFTRFDSNGDGIGEHEIFIQGVLKAQGTADNPILFTSAEAQPVPGDWGAVNMMAAEQENRFTHCRIEYAYRGFHSHFSDATVSHCEFVRNVRGMQFQEATVTINDCQVWDNFNGIQFRNSRVRLKNFVLRDNHWGLRCVYSEVTLEDGEVTGNLINGVNLRDSTLEGSRLRVVGNRKGIYLQGSKGTVRDSELLNNSEHGILLEKSEAMVSRNRISGNGRAGILCREATASLRDNHLGGNGEYALVNDGAGPVDARGNAWGSLDPAEIAGLIRDGADRPGLGVVDAAGPQP from the coding sequence ATGAACGGCCGCTGGGCGCTATTGCTCCTTATCCTCTTTTTGCCGGGAGTCGTCCACGCCGAAACGGTCTATCGCGGCGAGCAGAGTTTGTGGCAGGATACGGTCTGGAGCGGCGACATCCTCATAGACGGAATTCTGACCATCCCCGCCGGAGTGTCGTTGGAAATACGTCCCGGCAGCCGTGTGCGCTTCACCCGTTTCGACAGCAACGGGGACGGCATCGGCGAGCATGAAATCTTCATTCAGGGTGTTCTCAAGGCGCAAGGGACGGCGGATAATCCCATCCTCTTCACCAGCGCCGAAGCCCAACCCGTCCCCGGCGACTGGGGGGCGGTGAACATGATGGCCGCTGAGCAAGAGAACCGTTTTACCCATTGCCGCATCGAATACGCTTACCGGGGTTTTCATTCCCACTTTTCCGATGCGACCGTCAGCCATTGCGAGTTTGTCCGCAACGTGCGGGGGATGCAGTTTCAGGAGGCGACGGTAACTATCAACGACTGTCAGGTGTGGGACAATTTCAACGGCATCCAGTTTCGCAACTCGCGGGTGCGGCTGAAAAATTTCGTCCTACGCGACAACCATTGGGGGCTGCGCTGCGTCTACAGCGAGGTAACGCTCGAAGACGGCGAGGTCACCGGCAACCTGATCAACGGCGTCAATCTGCGGGATTCGACCTTGGAAGGGAGCCGCCTTCGTGTCGTCGGCAACCGCAAGGGCATCTATCTGCAAGGGTCCAAGGGCACAGTGCGCGACAGCGAATTGCTCAACAATAGCGAACATGGCATTCTTCTTGAAAAATCCGAGGCGATGGTCAGCCGTAATCGGATCTCCGGCAACGGCCGCGCTGGAATCCTCTGTCGAGAGGCAACCGCTTCTCTGCGGGACAATCACCTCGGCGGCAACGGCGAATATGCCCTGGTGAACGACGGGGCGGGACCGGTCGATGCCCGGGGCAACGCCTGGGGGAGTCTCGACCCGGCGGAAATCGCCGGATTGATCCGCGACGGCGCCGACCGGCCGGGATTGGGGGTGGTGGATGCCGCCGGCCCTCAGCCCTGA
- a CDS encoding NosD domain-containing protein — protein sequence MDLKPLFTTLLLACVLFAGCAAVAPPVPPSVAQLERLPVLSGVVTGHRVLRGEVYLADDVRVAPGAVLELRPGTTVYVRSAEGTQIDPEYLSSLTELLVHGRLEIQGTARRPVHFIPLTPGSPDQPAWAGITLTGAEGGQIVGARIEQAETAVLCIASSPEIRANLFTGNRYGIIAQQGSAPRILANRIEKGEGGIFCWRGSAPEISGNEILDHAEEGIFVDADSRPLLTGNRVSGNDLGLALYDRALAGDPAQAQRNREDLRILRLPPTEIAP from the coding sequence ATGGATCTGAAACCATTATTCACGACTCTGCTTCTAGCCTGCGTTCTCTTTGCCGGATGCGCTGCCGTCGCCCCCCCGGTACCCCCTTCGGTGGCTCAGTTGGAGCGTCTGCCGGTCCTTTCCGGCGTCGTCACCGGCCACCGGGTGCTGCGCGGGGAAGTCTATCTCGCCGACGACGTGCGGGTGGCGCCCGGGGCGGTGCTGGAACTGCGCCCGGGGACGACGGTCTATGTCCGTTCCGCCGAAGGGACGCAGATCGACCCGGAATATCTTTCCTCGCTGACCGAACTGCTGGTGCATGGGCGTCTCGAGATTCAAGGAACGGCGCGGCGGCCGGTCCATTTTATCCCGCTGACGCCGGGCAGTCCCGACCAACCGGCCTGGGCCGGGATCACCCTGACTGGGGCCGAAGGCGGCCAAATCGTCGGTGCGCGCATCGAGCAGGCCGAAACCGCCGTGCTCTGCATCGCTTCGTCGCCGGAGATCCGTGCCAATCTTTTCACCGGCAACCGCTACGGCATTATTGCCCAGCAGGGGAGCGCCCCGCGCATCCTCGCCAATCGCATCGAAAAAGGGGAGGGGGGGATTTTCTGCTGGCGCGGTTCGGCTCCGGAGATCTCCGGCAACGAAATTCTCGATCACGCCGAAGAGGGGATTTTTGTCGATGCCGACAGCCGGCCGCTGCTGACGGGCAATCGGGTAAGCGGCAACGATCTCGGGCTGGCCCTTTACGACCGGGCCCTGGCTGGAGATCCGGCCCAGGCGCAAAGGAATCGCGAGGATCTGCGGATTCTGCGCCTGCCGCCGACGGAGATTGCGCCATGA
- a CDS encoding permease — translation MNWKNEWKSLAAIIAVFVACYWLPVDWLQETKRLENALWEALHLAKWYAQEHVLLCLVPAFFIAGAVGVFVSQAAVMKYLGPKANKFLAYGVASVSGTILAVCSCTILPLFAGIYRMGAGLGPASAFLYSGPAINILAIVLTAAVLGPEMGIARAVGAVSFAVIIGLLMHFFFRKEEAEKLEAAGNLPEPEVSRPLWQTALYFASMVGILVFANWGKPTEPTGFWQAIYAAKWLVTGLFSLALAIMLVSWFQVGKLRMLLAALPVVALALIFPDNPIIPFVAGTIALSVLTATGRDEAGELQEWFETSWDFAKKILPLLFWGVLMAGALLGRPDHEGLIPSAWIAGLVGGNSLWANLFASVVGAFMYFATLTEVPILQGLIGAGMGKGPALALLLAGPALSLPNMLVIRSVMGTKKTVVFVLLVIIMATISGLIYGALF, via the coding sequence ATGAACTGGAAAAACGAGTGGAAATCGCTGGCCGCGATCATTGCCGTTTTCGTCGCCTGTTACTGGCTGCCGGTGGACTGGCTGCAAGAGACGAAACGCCTCGAAAATGCCCTCTGGGAAGCGCTGCATCTGGCCAAGTGGTATGCCCAGGAGCATGTGCTGCTCTGCCTGGTCCCGGCCTTTTTCATCGCCGGGGCGGTGGGGGTCTTCGTCAGCCAGGCGGCGGTGATGAAATACCTGGGGCCGAAAGCGAATAAGTTCCTGGCCTACGGCGTCGCCTCGGTCTCGGGCACCATCCTGGCGGTCTGCTCCTGCACCATCCTGCCGCTTTTCGCCGGCATCTACCGCATGGGCGCGGGGCTGGGACCGGCGAGTGCCTTTCTCTATTCCGGCCCGGCCATCAACATCCTCGCCATTGTCCTGACCGCCGCCGTTCTCGGGCCGGAGATGGGGATTGCCCGGGCGGTGGGCGCCGTCAGCTTCGCCGTCATTATCGGCTTGCTTATGCACTTTTTCTTTCGCAAGGAAGAGGCGGAAAAGCTCGAAGCGGCCGGGAATCTCCCCGAACCGGAAGTTTCCCGCCCCCTGTGGCAGACGGCGCTCTATTTCGCCAGCATGGTCGGCATCCTGGTCTTCGCCAACTGGGGCAAGCCGACCGAACCGACCGGCTTCTGGCAGGCGATCTATGCCGCCAAATGGCTCGTCACCGGGCTCTTCTCCCTGGCGCTGGCGATCATGCTGGTGAGCTGGTTTCAAGTCGGCAAACTGCGCATGCTGCTGGCAGCGTTGCCGGTGGTGGCTCTGGCCCTGATCTTTCCGGACAATCCCATTATCCCCTTCGTCGCCGGAACCATCGCCCTGTCGGTGCTGACCGCGACCGGGCGCGATGAGGCGGGAGAACTGCAGGAGTGGTTCGAAACGAGCTGGGACTTCGCCAAAAAGATTCTGCCCCTGCTCTTCTGGGGGGTGCTGATGGCCGGCGCGCTCCTCGGCCGTCCCGACCACGAGGGGCTGATTCCGTCCGCCTGGATTGCCGGTCTGGTCGGCGGAAATTCTCTGTGGGCCAATCTCTTTGCCTCGGTCGTCGGCGCCTTCATGTACTTTGCCACCCTCACCGAAGTGCCGATTCTGCAGGGGCTGATCGGCGCCGGCATGGGCAAGGGCCCGGCCTTGGCCCTGCTGCTCGCCGGTCCGGCCCTCTCCTTGCCCAACATGCTGGTCATCCGCAGCGTCATGGGAACAAAAAAGACCGTGGTCTTTGTTCTTCTGGTCATCATCATGGCGACGATCTCGGGACTGATTTACGGCGCCCTGTTTTAA
- a CDS encoding thioredoxin family protein yields the protein MKKIQILGSGCAKCNDLMNNAKEAVKQSGEEATFEKVTTLNEIMKFGCMTTPGLVIDGKLVSQGKLLKPEQILQLLRS from the coding sequence ATGAAAAAAATTCAGATTCTCGGCAGCGGTTGCGCCAAGTGCAACGATCTCATGAACAATGCCAAGGAAGCGGTTAAGCAGTCGGGGGAAGAAGCCACGTTCGAGAAGGTCACCACTCTCAACGAGATCATGAAATTCGGCTGCATGACGACGCCGGGCCTGGTCATCGACGGCAAACTGGTCAGCCAGGGGAAGCTGCTCAAGCCTGAACAGATTCTGCAACTGCTGCGTTCCTGA
- a CDS encoding cytochrome c biogenesis CcdA family protein, whose product MESLFIALSNAVTGAPLIALSAALLWGILSVVLSPCHLASIPLIVGFINGQGPMTTRRAFLISNLFAVGILITIALIGVITAAAGRMMGDLGPWANWFVAGIFILVGLHLLDFIPLPWSGPGGVGMARKGMLAAFLLGLIFGIALGPCTFAYMAPILAVAFSQAADNMAYAASLLLAYGLGHCAVIVLAGTFTEVIQHYLDWNEKSKGAVILKKICGILVIAGGAWLIYSAP is encoded by the coding sequence ATGGAATCCCTGTTCATCGCCCTGAGTAACGCCGTCACCGGAGCCCCGCTCATCGCCCTTTCCGCCGCCTTACTCTGGGGGATTTTAAGCGTGGTCCTCTCCCCCTGCCATCTCGCCAGCATCCCCCTGATCGTCGGCTTCATCAACGGTCAGGGGCCGATGACCACCCGCCGGGCGTTTCTCATTTCCAACCTCTTCGCCGTCGGCATTCTCATCACCATCGCCCTGATCGGCGTCATCACGGCGGCCGCCGGGCGGATGATGGGGGATCTCGGCCCCTGGGCAAACTGGTTCGTGGCGGGGATCTTCATCCTGGTGGGATTGCACCTGCTCGATTTCATCCCCCTGCCCTGGTCCGGTCCGGGCGGCGTCGGCATGGCCCGCAAGGGCATGCTTGCGGCCTTTCTCCTCGGTCTGATCTTCGGTATCGCCCTCGGTCCCTGCACTTTCGCCTACATGGCGCCGATACTCGCCGTCGCCTTCAGCCAGGCCGCCGACAACATGGCTTACGCGGCAAGCCTGCTTCTCGCCTACGGCCTCGGCCATTGCGCGGTCATCGTCCTGGCCGGGACCTTCACCGAAGTCATCCAACACTACCTCGACTGGAACGAGAAATCCAAAGGCGCCGTCATCCTCAAGAAGATTTGCGGCATTCTCGTCATCGCCGGCGGCGCCTGGCTGATCTACAGCGCGCCTTAA
- a CDS encoding sigma-54-dependent transcriptional regulator codes for MFSGKILIVDDEEGLRKVLARGLAKEGYQTEAVGSGAEALSRIAAESFDLVITDMQMPGMSGLELLAEIKAFDPALPVLVITAYGTVESAVQALRLGAYDYITKPFESDELKLTIAQALERERLLAENRYLHEELQQRWQASGIVGDSQGMARVFDTVRSVADSTANVLVTGESGTGKELIARSIHLQSPRKDQPFIVLNCAALSEGVLESELFGHEKGAFTGALATKKGRFELAHQGTLFIDEVGEMSLAAQVKLLRVIQEHEFERVGGTRTIHSDVRLVAATNKNLSEEVRQGRFREDLYYRLNVVNIELPPLRDRREDIEPLARHFLAKYARETGRPVRAIAPRALGCLLTHDWPGNVRELQNALERAVVLCKGDTVTPRDLPQGIAGPAQICLELPESGGSLTEILEDLERQLILQTLAREKGSQTRTAEVLGIKRTTLRYKMEKYRMLD; via the coding sequence ATGTTTTCCGGAAAGATTCTCATCGTCGACGACGAAGAAGGACTGCGCAAGGTACTGGCGCGGGGGCTCGCCAAGGAAGGCTATCAGACCGAGGCGGTCGGGTCGGGGGCCGAAGCCCTGAGTCGGATCGCCGCCGAAAGTTTCGATCTGGTCATTACCGACATGCAGATGCCGGGGATGAGCGGGCTGGAACTGTTGGCGGAGATCAAGGCCTTCGATCCGGCCCTGCCGGTGCTGGTGATCACCGCCTACGGCACGGTGGAGAGCGCAGTGCAGGCCTTGCGCCTGGGCGCTTACGACTACATCACCAAACCTTTCGAGAGCGACGAACTCAAGCTGACCATCGCCCAGGCCTTGGAACGGGAACGGCTGCTGGCGGAAAACCGCTATCTGCACGAAGAACTGCAGCAGCGCTGGCAGGCTTCCGGCATCGTCGGCGATTCCCAGGGGATGGCCCGGGTTTTCGACACCGTCCGTTCGGTGGCGGACAGCACCGCCAATGTCCTGGTTACTGGCGAATCGGGGACGGGCAAGGAACTGATCGCTCGTTCCATCCATCTTCAATCCCCGCGCAAGGATCAGCCCTTTATCGTCCTCAACTGCGCCGCCCTTTCCGAAGGAGTGCTCGAAAGCGAGCTCTTCGGCCATGAAAAAGGGGCCTTCACCGGCGCCCTGGCGACCAAGAAGGGGCGCTTCGAGCTGGCCCATCAAGGCACGCTCTTCATCGACGAAGTCGGGGAGATGTCCCTGGCTGCCCAGGTCAAACTGCTGCGGGTGATTCAGGAACACGAATTCGAGCGGGTCGGCGGCACCCGGACCATCCACAGCGATGTGCGCCTGGTGGCGGCGACCAACAAGAATCTGTCCGAGGAGGTCCGTCAGGGGCGTTTCCGCGAAGATCTCTATTATCGCCTCAACGTTGTCAATATCGAACTTCCCCCCCTGCGCGACCGGCGCGAGGACATCGAACCTCTGGCCCGCCATTTTCTCGCCAAATACGCCCGCGAGACGGGTCGGCCGGTGCGCGCCATCGCCCCCCGCGCCCTCGGCTGCCTGCTCACTCACGACTGGCCGGGAAATGTGCGCGAACTTCAGAACGCCCTGGAGCGGGCGGTGGTGCTGTGCAAGGGGGATACCGTTACCCCCCGCGATCTCCCCCAGGGGATCGCCGGCCCGGCGCAGATCTGCCTGGAACTGCCGGAAAGCGGCGGTTCCCTCACCGAGATTCTCGAAGACCTCGAACGCCAGCTGATCCTGCAAACCCTGGCTCGGGAGAAGGGTTCCCAGACCCGGACGGCGGAGGTGCTGGGGATCAAACGCACCACTTTGCGCTACAAGATGGAAAAGTACCGCATGCTCGACTGA
- a CDS encoding thioredoxin family protein produces MMRAFAARMVPFVVFLLFCAGTAGAEGLPRLVDLGADKCIPCKMMAPILDELKKEYDGRMQVEFIDVWKDRAKAAEYGVRMIPTQIFYDAAGKELFRRSGFIGKEDILAQWRELGYEFDK; encoded by the coding sequence ATGATGCGAGCATTTGCCGCACGGATGGTTCCGTTTGTTGTTTTTTTGTTGTTTTGTGCCGGCACAGCGGGGGCCGAAGGGCTGCCGCGGCTGGTCGATCTGGGTGCGGATAAATGCATCCCCTGCAAGATGATGGCGCCGATTCTGGATGAGCTGAAAAAGGAGTATGACGGGCGGATGCAGGTCGAGTTCATCGATGTCTGGAAAGACCGGGCCAAGGCCGCCGAGTACGGGGTGCGGATGATCCCCACCCAGATTTTTTACGATGCCGCAGGCAAGGAGTTGTTCCGGCGCTCGGGATTTATCGGCAAGGAAGACATCCTCGCCCAATGGCGGGAACTGGGCTACGAATTCGACAAATAG
- a CDS encoding cation transporter — MSQEEKDGIHRSLFAVPQMDCPSEENLIRMALDDLGEVLSLDFDLSARRLTVVHRGEAAVVLCRLEPLGLGAELLASEGVAETEVVAKDPAEDAAEAKVLKTLLAINGGMFVVEMAIGLAAQSTGLIADSLDMFADAAVYGVALYAVGGAARLKMRAARFAGWLQLALALGALTEVVRRFIYGSEPVSALMMGMGLVALAANVYALMLITRKRDRGAHMQASYIFSANDVIANLGVIVAGGLVAFSGSRLPDLIVGTVIGLIVLHGARRILRLK; from the coding sequence ATGAGTCAGGAAGAAAAGGATGGGATTCACCGCAGTCTCTTTGCTGTCCCTCAGATGGATTGCCCCTCGGAAGAAAATCTCATCCGCATGGCGCTGGACGATCTCGGGGAGGTGCTTTCCCTGGATTTCGATCTTTCCGCTCGGCGGTTGACGGTCGTCCATCGCGGGGAGGCGGCGGTGGTGCTGTGTCGGCTCGAACCGCTCGGGCTGGGGGCGGAACTGCTTGCTTCGGAAGGGGTTGCCGAGACCGAGGTCGTGGCGAAGGACCCGGCGGAGGATGCGGCGGAGGCGAAAGTCCTGAAGACCCTGCTGGCGATCAACGGCGGCATGTTCGTCGTCGAGATGGCCATTGGCCTGGCGGCGCAGTCGACGGGACTGATCGCCGATTCCTTGGATATGTTCGCCGACGCTGCCGTTTACGGAGTGGCCCTGTACGCGGTGGGGGGCGCGGCTCGGCTGAAGATGCGCGCCGCCCGTTTCGCCGGCTGGCTGCAGCTGGCTCTGGCCTTGGGCGCTCTCACCGAGGTTGTGCGCCGCTTCATTTACGGCAGCGAACCGGTTTCGGCGCTGATGATGGGGATGGGGCTGGTCGCGCTGGCGGCGAATGTCTACGCGCTTATGCTCATCACCCGCAAGCGCGACCGGGGCGCGCACATGCAGGCGAGCTACATCTTCTCGGCCAACGACGTCATCGCCAACCTCGGGGTCATCGTCGCCGGCGGCCTGGTCGCCTTCAGTGGTTCGCGCCTTCCCGACCTGATCGTCGGTACGGTTATCGGCCTGATCGTGCTGCACGGCGCCCGGCGGATTCTGCGGTTGAAGTAA
- a CDS encoding sensor domain-containing diguanylate cyclase yields the protein MPADDPRPPDPIQEELKDLKDVLSVAQVVVSSLELDEVLRNILYSAMAVMDMPAGSVALYDEPLGQLSLHAHVGLSENFLQRFRWPVKEGSLIHHVLDEGELFIVEDVQGGGFCCGDALVLQEGIRSLVAVPLKIQNKVVGLICLDDFAPRQFAPNRLKVLSILASFAAMSIDNACLHQRTQHLAVTDGLTGLYNHRQFRLMLKDELMRARRYAKPMTLLMFDVDNFKAFNDRHGHLKGDRALVAVAEILRGAMRESDMVFRYGGEEFVAILPETAIDVALTAAERARWEIEERSPHHLDGELPEGVTVSVGVAAYPRDGQDRDALLQVADALLYQAKREGKNRVYHRHDKD from the coding sequence ATGCCTGCCGATGATCCCCGCCCCCCTGACCCCATTCAGGAAGAACTCAAGGATCTCAAGGATGTTCTTTCCGTAGCGCAGGTGGTCGTTTCCTCTCTGGAACTCGACGAGGTGCTGCGGAATATCCTTTACAGCGCCATGGCCGTCATGGATATGCCCGCCGGCAGCGTCGCCCTTTATGACGAACCCCTGGGGCAGCTCTCCCTCCATGCCCACGTCGGGTTGAGTGAAAATTTTTTGCAGCGCTTTCGCTGGCCGGTGAAGGAAGGCTCCCTGATTCATCATGTTCTCGACGAAGGCGAGCTCTTCATTGTCGAGGATGTGCAGGGCGGCGGATTCTGTTGCGGCGATGCCCTGGTTTTGCAGGAGGGGATTCGCTCCCTCGTTGCTGTTCCCCTGAAAATTCAGAACAAGGTGGTCGGTCTCATTTGCCTGGATGATTTCGCCCCGCGCCAATTCGCCCCCAACCGGCTCAAGGTGCTGTCGATTCTGGCCTCCTTCGCCGCCATGAGCATCGACAATGCCTGCCTGCATCAGCGCACCCAGCATCTGGCGGTGACCGACGGCCTCACCGGCCTCTACAACCATCGCCAGTTTCGCCTGATGCTCAAGGATGAGCTCATGCGCGCCCGCCGTTACGCCAAACCGATGACGTTGCTCATGTTTGACGTGGACAACTTCAAGGCTTTCAACGATCGCCACGGCCATCTCAAGGGGGATCGCGCCCTGGTCGCCGTCGCCGAGATCCTGCGTGGAGCCATGCGCGAGAGCGACATGGTCTTTCGTTATGGCGGCGAGGAATTTGTCGCCATCCTCCCCGAAACCGCCATCGACGTGGCCCTGACCGCCGCCGAGCGGGCCCGGTGGGAGATCGAGGAGCGATCCCCGCATCATCTCGACGGCGAGCTGCCGGAAGGGGTGACGGTCAGCGTCGGAGTGGCGGCCTACCCCCGCGACGGCCAGGACCGCGACGCCCTGTTGCAGGTGGCCGATGCGCTTCTCTACCAGGCCAAGCGCGAAGGCAAGAACCGGGTTTATCATCGACACGATAAGGATTGA
- a CDS encoding ArsR/SmtB family transcription factor, producing MDKERKAHLEARARVLKAMAHPSRLLIIEELEKTERCVCELTEMIGADISTVSKHLSVLRQAGIVADDKRGNQVYYRLRIPCMLKFFDCVESVLESQAQTQVACLAGGCR from the coding sequence ATGGATAAAGAACGCAAAGCCCATCTGGAAGCCCGGGCTCGGGTGCTCAAGGCCATGGCCCACCCGAGCCGGTTGCTGATCATCGAAGAGTTGGAAAAGACCGAACGCTGCGTCTGTGAACTGACGGAGATGATCGGCGCCGACATCTCCACCGTTTCCAAGCATCTTTCGGTCTTGCGCCAGGCGGGCATCGTCGCGGATGACAAACGGGGCAATCAGGTCTACTACCGGCTGCGGATTCCCTGCATGCTCAAGTTTTTCGACTGTGTGGAATCGGTGCTGGAATCTCAGGCCCAGACACAGGTCGCCTGTCTGGCAGGGGGCTGTCGCTAG